One genomic window of Halogeometricum sp. S3BR5-2 includes the following:
- a CDS encoding PstS family phosphate ABC transporter substrate-binding protein, translating to MSEYPVHRRSLLAGGAGLVASVVTAGCVSTSATPPGQSEGSDGSGDGDSSGSTELLKSGGSSTVYPIANKAGSYWNSNPPADDEEYWGPQEYNIDTDQNLADYWAGLYGFESSDEGSSVPFTVSVGLSHSGTGLEKLRNNQLDIGNASAPVSAELPEASEEELDEFVNHVVGVDAQPIVVSSEIYEAGVTQLTAEQVRGIYRGEITNWSQIDRYSGPDREIQAIGRSVGSGTDTAFRANFLGDPEAEMPGVDIRKGQNQQVKTTVSKSNNAVAYMALAFVDDSVPAVALNVDGTVYERGENLSDPSYPLARDLHCYTYGGTSEMEAAFLRMIISDFGQQTFVEPVGYAKLTEERRQNQLEKLPETA from the coding sequence ATGTCTGAGTATCCTGTCCATCGACGCTCGCTGTTGGCCGGTGGCGCCGGACTCGTGGCTTCCGTGGTGACGGCGGGATGCGTGAGTACGAGTGCGACACCACCGGGACAGAGCGAGGGGTCAGACGGGAGCGGCGACGGCGACTCGTCCGGGTCGACGGAACTGTTGAAGTCGGGCGGTTCCTCGACCGTGTACCCGATCGCCAACAAGGCCGGGTCGTACTGGAACTCGAACCCCCCGGCGGACGACGAAGAGTACTGGGGGCCGCAAGAGTACAACATCGACACCGACCAGAACCTCGCGGACTACTGGGCCGGACTGTACGGCTTCGAGTCGAGCGACGAGGGGTCGTCGGTACCGTTCACCGTCAGCGTCGGCCTGAGCCACTCCGGAACGGGACTGGAGAAGCTCAGGAATAATCAGCTGGATATCGGAAACGCCAGCGCGCCTGTCAGCGCGGAACTCCCCGAGGCCTCCGAGGAGGAACTGGACGAGTTCGTCAACCACGTCGTCGGCGTCGACGCCCAGCCTATCGTCGTCAGCAGCGAAATTTACGAGGCGGGCGTGACGCAACTCACCGCGGAGCAGGTCCGCGGAATCTACAGAGGCGAGATAACGAACTGGTCACAGATAGACCGTTACAGTGGCCCCGACCGGGAGATACAGGCCATCGGCCGGTCGGTCGGATCGGGAACTGACACCGCCTTCCGGGCGAACTTCCTCGGCGACCCCGAGGCCGAGATGCCCGGCGTCGACATCCGGAAAGGGCAGAACCAGCAGGTGAAGACCACGGTATCGAAGTCGAACAACGCCGTCGCGTACATGGCGTTGGCGTTCGTCGACGACTCCGTGCCTGCCGTCGCGCTCAACGTCGACGGCACGGTGTACGAACGGGGAGAGAACCTCTCGGACCCGAGCTACCCGCTCGCGCGTGACCTCCACTGCTACACGTACGGGGGCACCTCGGAGATGGAGGCGGCGTTCCTCCGGATGATCATCTCCGACTTCGGGCAGCAGACGTTCGTCGAACCGGTCGGCTACGCGAAGCTCACCGAAGAGCGGCGTCAGAACCAACTGGAGAAACTCCCGGAGACGGCCTGA